The nucleotide window CCATCAGTCAATCAATATCAATCAGTAGTCGATCAATAGACTTTCAAAACTGTCTACGGTTGATTATTGACCGTTTTGAGATGATTTGTTGTGTTATTGGTTATTGGGATCTGCTGACTCTGAATCACAGTCATGTGTCTGACGGTTTGGACTCTTCTGCCCGGGAGCCTTTGAGCAACCGAAGCCTGAATCTTTTCGATGTCTGGTGACATCATCACTCTACTGACATCTTCTCCCTCAGGTCACGACCTTTTGACGTCCCGGTTCCACCCTGGAGGTCGGGGAGTCGGACTCGCGGCTCTGAAACAACGGTGAGTCCGGTTTAGGTTTTAGACtcattttattctgaaggagACTTTGGCTCCTCTGCTGACTCAGCGCTTCATTGGTGTCATGAGTGACCTTTGTCAATAAAGTTCCAGCTGTGATCAAAGAAAGTTGGTCCTCAATATTCttgttgtgtgtattttacCTTTAAAAGCAATCTGTGTTTCTGTTGATTgaacgtcacttcctgtctaTCCTCAGGTCTCACAGCGCCCCTCACAGGAGGGAGGTCAAAGTGCAGCTGTTGGACCCTGGGCCACTCAGGACCAGCTCCCAGAATGCAGTGGGTGTGGAAGGCCGAAAGGAGGCGGGGCCTTTCTCTGGTTTCCTTGGAGATGTCACCGATGCTTTTATCAAGGTAGATCTGatctctgactgtgtgtgtgtgtgtgtgtgtgtctctgtaggTAAACGTCTCACCTGTTCACCTTTGGCTGTGACTCTGACTGCTTATTGGCTCTGCTCTCCTCCAATCAGAAGCCGCTGCTGGAGTCGTCCCTCGCGGTGGTGACGGGTCCTTCacccgtgacctctgacctcacagcGTCAGGGACTCTGCCTCTCCAGGTCACTCAGCTGGACCCGGCAGGTAAACgcggttcttcttctttgtgaagCTGGTTGAGCAGAACCAGCTCTGGTTTCTTCCCAAAACGGTCTCCAGTGTCAGTGTTgtaaatatgaaacaaaaatgCTTACTGGTAAATACTTATTTAACAACTGTACAGCATGATGGATGTACATGGCGAATAAAGCGGCTTGTGACGGATGGTTGAGGCCACCAGGTGGCAGCACAACTCTCTGAAACCTCAGGGAGGAAACGGGAGACCAATATTCAGATGTGAAGAGcaaagatcataatgtgactgcTTAGTGTGATTAAACAGAGGGAAGGAGTATCAACATCTGCATGTAATCAATACCTCAATAAGAATTTGtccctttctctcgctttctccgGCTCACTTGCCGTCTTGTTCCTTCCACCTTTTCTTTTGTAATTTAATGAGTGCAGCATTGAGACGATCCAGACCTCCTTCCTGAtctgctgacctctgacccttccTCCTTCATGATGCGTCTTTTTGTCTCCATCAGCTGGCGTCCTCAGCCACCACCAGCAAAGCTCCCCCATGGCCATGGCGACCTGCACAGTTGCTATGGGAACAACCCGTCATGACCGATGGACAGAGCAAaccaggtgaggggggggcagacagagcTGTGTATCCATGGTTACCAGACCTCTGTATCACTCCTATTGGACGGTCAGAGTGAAGAAGAGCGAGGCTCGTTGTCTATCTGCTTTCCTTCCTCGTCCTCAAAGCGCGTCGGGTTTCCACGGTAACACAAagcgtactgtgtgtgtgtgtgtgtgtgtgtgtgtgtgtgtgtgtgagacacattAAGTCCTCTATATTTGTCCCATAATGCATCAGTGTGGTGGTTAAGAGGGCAGAATCTGCCTAACAACATCCAATAATAATAAGGGGATGAAACATAATCAAGCAGAATAAGCTATACAGAGCAATTATTtgattaatataatatagaAAGATAGATGATATatacttttaaaatgatttattgctttattgattgatttatttattgctaattaaagaacacacaaaaatattatCTAGTATATTATTACACTATAACActgtaatatgaataaaataaattaaagctACCGGCTGACATCAGAGATGAGGTCACGAGGTCTGTCACGTGTCTTTTGTTCGATCTGTCACGTGACCCAGCGTGACATTACAGTCTGAAACGGGGCGGCGATTACGTCACTTGCTAAACCAGGTGGCATTCCAAGAGGGCGCACGCCCCCCTCCtcgtccctcctccccccgccgcctcccccgcctcctccctcctcctccctccccctcctccccccgcctccctctgcagcagcagcgggaacAATAAGCGGAGAGAGTCgctctgtctgtcctcctccccggtaCCGGGACCATGTCCTCCTCGTCGCGCAGACAGTCCTGCTACCTGTGCGACCTGCCCCGGATGAGCTGGGCGGTGATCTGGGACTTTACGGAACCGGTGTGCCGCGGATGCGTCAACTACGAGGGCGCAGACCGGATCGAGTTCGTCATCGAGACGGCCCGACACCTGAAGCGGGCTCACGGGTTCCGAGAGGTCCAGCCGCCCCCCGgagctcccccccctcctcctcagcagcagaaGAGCCAGCAGCACCAACCGGACGGACCGGGGAGGTCTCAGCAGCCCGGTTTGGACCAATACTCGCTCTCGGATAGCCGGGCTCGGTTCGACTACCGGCTGCCCAACGGAGTCGGACCCAACGGGTTCAAACCGGACGAAGGGCCGCCCGAGCTAAACCGTCAGAGCCCGAACTCGAGGGTTCGGAGCCTCGTTGGGCCGGTGCCGGTACCGGGAAAGATACACGTACCGCCCAACCTGCTCCCTCAGACGCCGCCGAACGGATCCGGAGGGAAGCGGCCCGCCCCGGTGTCCAGCTCGGACCAGGACcgggagctgaaggagaagcagcGGAACGCGGAGGTTCTGTCCGAGCTGAGCGACAGCCTGCGGAACCGGCAGGACGACTGGACCGGCAAACCGAAGCCGGTGCGGGACACGCTGCACTCCCTCGCCGGGTGCGTCCCGTTCGACGTCCGCTTCAAGAAGGACCCGCAGCTGGTGGGCCGCGTGTTCGCCTTCGACGCGGTGTCCAAACCGGGTCAGGAGCACGAGCTGAAGATCTTCATCGAGTACCCGTCCGGATCCGGTACCGTGTTCTCCAGCGCCTCCGGGGTCGCCAAGCAGATGTACCAGGACTGCATGAAGGAGTTCGGCCGGGCTCTGTCCTCCGGGTTCAAGTACCTGGAGTACGAGAAGAAGCACGGTTCCGGTGACTGGCGCCTGCTCGGGGACCTGTTACCGGAGCCCCTCCGGTTCTTTAGGGAGGGGCTGGGGGGCGACATGCTGCCGCAGCCGCACACCGACGGGAGCTTCCCGGTTCTACCCGGCCGGGTTCCGGCATCCGGGAGCGGGAGCAGCAGGACCTGCGTGAGGAAGCGCAGAGCCTCGCCGGAACCGGActcggtggtgggggggggcgagcagcAGTGGACCGGCAGCCAGACGGAAGCGCTGCGACTCCCGTTCTCCGGTCACACCGGGAGCACCGGGAGCACCGGGCTCGTCTCCCCGCCGGACTCGCTGCAGAACGGACCGTCCCCGATGGACGCGCTCGGGAGCGCGCACTCCCCCAACAAGGACCGCGATTCGGTCCACTCCACCACGTCGTCCTCCAGACACACCGGCAGCGGTCCGGTGTCCCCGGCCTCCGTGTCCGGTCCGCGGCGCCTCCTGTCCCGCAGCGGGGACCCCACGGGGGACTCGGACCAGGTGCACGCGCAGAGCGTGCCCGACTGCCCCGCGGCCAGCAGCGCGCCGCTGTGCTGCACGATCTGCCACGAGCGGCTGGAGGACACGCACTTCGTGCAGTGCCCGTCGGTCCCGAACCACAAGTTCTGCTTCCCGTGCTCACGCGAGAGCATCAAGGCCCAGGGCGCGTGCGGGGAGGTGTACTGCCCCAGCGGGGACAAGTGCCCCCTGCTGGGCTCCAACGTGCCCTGGGCCTTCATGCAGGGGGAGATAGCCACCATCCTGGGGGGGGAGgtgaaggtgaagaaggaacgggacacatgaggaggagggacgtgaCGTCATCGTAGCCGACGCGGAGTGACGTCAACACCTTCCGTTTGTAAAACTATTCTTAtctttctgtaaaaatgtagctgttaatttgttttttatttgacgtTTTTCTACATAAGTCTGTTTTTCtattattagttttattcatatttggcTCAAAGACGACAACAAAGATTTTGCAGCTCAGCCCGTTTAATAAAGAACGTTTCACTGACGTGTGGCGCTTCCTTCTTTATGACCTTAAACCtgttgcattctgggtaaaTGTATATGAGGAGTAGTCAAATGTAAACATGGCCGTTGTTTACGCTCACATTGGACGTATCGCTAGTGTTTTATTGCTGCATTGCAGATACACAAGTGTGCGTGTACAATGTGAACTGCTgcactggtctgtgtgtgtgagatggagcTTTCATTCACTGCATTATTATCAGTAtctgagatatatatatatatatatatatatatatatatatatatatataaatatgtcatctcggcgcaccctctctactccatgggtgtatatatacacatgtatgtaagtgtattgtgtatatttatacacaacTGTTTTCCTCTTCTTGCTCCTCGTCATGTGGGATGGTTTGGTTACCAtggtgaggagaggaagagcaaagaagtccccccccccccccccccccccccccgcctgtgaATGGAAGCTGCTCTCTCATCCACATCTCAACCACGTTGCCTAGTAACAGCCACAGAGACGGAGAACGTCATTCGACAAGACGGCCATTTTGTCTCAacaaccacagacacacaatgtggtGTCCTCTGacaccagagagtgtgtgtgtgtgtgtgtgtgtgtgtgtgtgtgtgtgtgtgtgtgtgtgtgtgtgtgtgtgtgtgtgtgtgtgtgtgtgtgtgtgtgtgtgtgtgtgtgtgtgtgtgtgtgtgtgtgtgtgtgtgtgtcggagagAAGGCGGGGCTGATCTGTATTATTGTtactgctgcagcagcgacagaAATGTCGGCAATTCTTAtgtggacattttatttttaaacctctTCCAGTGTTGTTGGAAGCAAAGCTGTTAACCTGCATTACTGAAAGTCTAgtttcattctttttatttgtataaatatatagtacATGCACAGTAGGGAGTATTTGATTTTGCAGTTTTTCCCTTTCAAAGCAAGTCGGAGTCTAATTTTTATTGTAGGTTCtattcaactgtgagtgactgaatctaaaacaaaaatccagaaaaccACATCGTAagatttaaaacaatattttgcagtttattgtaTGACATCTTTAGACACGAGAAAAGccaaacttaatatttggtacagaaacctttgtttgcggTTACAGAcatcatgtggttcctgtagttcTTGAGCAGGTTCGCACCCTGCAGCAGGGCCCACTCCTCCACCCAGACCTTCTCCAGATCCTTCAGCTTTCAAGCTGTCGCTGGGCAACGTTCTTCCAGCACCCTCCAAAGAACTTCTACTGGGTTCAGGTCTGGAGGCTGGCAAGGCCTCTCCAGGACCTTGGGATGCTTCTCGCCCCGGCTGTGCGTTTCGGGTTGAGACCCAGCCACGACCCATCTTCAATGCCCTCACTGATGGAAGGAGGTTGTTGGCTGAGATCTGGCGGTGCACGgcccatccatcctccccccaATGCGGTGCAGAAAGCCTCCCCAGAGGATGAGGTGTCCACCTCCGTGCTTCATGGTTGGGCTGCTGTTCTTGGAGTTGTACTCATCCTTCCTCCAACAAGCACGGcggggggtcgtcgtggcgcagggggtagagcagGTGCGCTggaaaccgcaaggttggtggtttgagtcccgacTGCCCCATGtcgcaagacacctgacccctagtTGACCCgggccacgggtttaaagtgtaatgtaagtcgctttggataaacgcgtcagctaaatgacctgtaatgtaacgtaaAAGTTTAGACCATAAGGCTCTATCTTTgtctcatcagaccacatgaccttctccATATCTCCTCTGGATCATCCCGATGGTCATTGGCATTGTCCGACCTTGGACCTTGTGtgtcctgcaggattttaatcCATGACAGCGTTCGTGTGTTACTAATGGTGGTCCATTGACCAGGTCCTGTTgtgtagttctgggctgatcccTCACCCTCCTCATGATCATTGATGCCCCACGAGGTGAGATGTTGCGTGGAGCCCCAGACTGAGGGAGACTGACCACCATcttgaacttcttccattttctaattattgcggcagcagttgttgtcttCTCACCAAGCTGCTGCCTGTTGTCCTGTAGCTCATCACGACCTTGTGCAGGTCTACAGCTCGATCCCTGACGTCCTTGCACAGCGCTCTGGTCTTGGTCGTTGTGGAGATGTTGGagtctgattggttgagtgtGGACACGTGTCTTTTATACAGATAACAagttcaaacaggtgcagttaattcaggtaatgagtggagaacaggaCGGCTTCCTGAAGACCAACAGGTCTGAGAGAcaattcttactggttggtaggtgatcaaatacttatgtcatgtAATAAACtgcaatatatacatatatctatatatatattttaatcatacaatgtgattttctggatttgtttcaGATTCCATCACTCTCAGTTGAAGAATACAAATTACATACTTGCaaagaaaacctgcaaaatcggcagtgtatcaaatacttctacccactgtatatatacacagagaGAATATCGCTACATATGTACAATagatatacatattttacatatatttcTTGTATCCGCTCTTACTCTACTCTCTCTTAACCGGTGTCTTAGAGATGCATCCGTCGTTTCCTCGGTTACCCTGCAACCTGCAGGAAGTCTGCAGCCTTCGACCAATGACGGTGAGGGATGGACAAGGAGAGCCAATGAGACGCTGAGGGAGACGGAACGCACGAAGAATCAACTGAAGATGCTACTGAGAGTAAATCAACACAGTTGCAGAACGCAGTAGTCGATCTTTTGGTCCAAAGTCTCACTCACTTTCTTTCGTACAACAGCCAGAAGATTCTCTGAAGACCACCGCATCTGGACCAGACAGACACCCGTCCCAACAAAGCCAGTCCCAGTCCCATCAAGGTCCTTTCCAACCACTCCGGCCCCATCAGTGTCAGTCACGCTCCCAGCAGCAGTTCCAGGACACACTGGTCCAGAGGACACCTGTAGTTCTCTCCGTGTTGGAGGAGGCAGGTCTGGTTCTCCATCGGGTACGGAGACAGAAGAAGGTTCTGGAGGAAAACCTGGATGCCCTGCTGAGAGCCCAAACCGGAGAGGTTCTGCACTGCCAACTGGACGCACTGGCTGCTAACAGGTAGCTTATGCTAGCTGACTGACTGCTAACAGGTAGCTTATGCTAGCTGACTGGCTGCTAACAGGTAGCTTATGCTAGCTGACTGACTGCTAACAGGTAGCTTATGCTAGCTGACTGACTGCTAACAGGTAGCTTATGCTAGCTGACTGgctgctaacaggcagctaataGGGTGGCTTAGCataagcttagcttagcttagttgatttgttttgtcGGAGAGGGTAAAGAAGGGTTAGACCTCCTGCTCCTACACATCTCGTCACTTTCAAGTATTTTTAGCTTTATACTTTAACAGTTTTACAACTAAGACATTGTTGATGTGAAACATCTAACTGACTAAAAAAACCTGAATATTTATTCTGAATTACGGTCTTATGGTGGACATCGAGGGGGGACTTCAATAAATAATCCACTGTCCTCTGCAGAGACTGGAGGGAGGAGGTACGGGTCAAGAAGACGGTGGATGCTTGGATCAATACTTCAACCAGAGATATCCAGGTGAgctattcaaatattaaatacataaatatatatttgcacaTGCACATCGTTGAACATCAATGGCCATGATGTTATCGTAATAAATCAACAAACAtgatcttctcctccaggagGAGGTGTCCTCCGAGGGGCCTgcgatgacatcacagcagagGGCCGCTGGGAGCTCCGCCCACACAGGTCGGGGGAGGCCGGCGAACGCGCTCAGAGCAACAGGAAGGGAGCGTGCGGCGGGGAGAGGAAGGCGTGGACCGGTCAGTGTGGCCCTTCATTCCAGTGATCTGACTGGTCGAGGACAGGTGAGAGCTCACTGCTGTGATGTCTGTTTCCAGATGCTGGGGGCGGAGCCTGACCCGGCCACAGGTGAGTCGTACCTGACTCGTTTGTACGGCCGAGCTCCGTATGAAGGTCTGAGGCGGACCCTGAAGAAGAGTCCGTACCTGCGCTTCAGCTCACCTGTCTCTCCGCTCAGcaggaagccccgcccccggctGGTGGAGAGCGTCACAGGTAGGGCTGTCGTGATCAATAAAGTTCTATTGAATGCAAAGTCTGTTTCTGTAGAGCTCCCCGCGTCTCTTTCAGGTGTGAAAGTGAAGTCTCGTAAGACTCAGACGTCACCTGGGGGACCTCAggactgtgacatcatcagttcCTGCCAACTGACCTGTGGTGACCTCACAGAAAGCCCAGCTGTCAGAGGctccgttgccatggcgatccCACTGGGTCAGTCAGTGTTTTGATTTTGTATGAATGtgtcacacaaacatgttttttagaTTTTCACTGAGACAGATTAAAGTGTACTGTGTACGAGGTACTTGTACATGCAAGTACGAGACACGCGTCACGTATTGTTTACTGCAAGATGTCGTCCGTCCCCCTCAGGACATCCCAGGACAGTCTCGTCCTCCATGCGTCTCGCTGAGCGtcgacaggaagtgacatcgcCAACTGTAGCTGCTCCTGCGCATTGTGTGGTCGACGAGGACGCCGGAGCGCCTGAGTCACATGTGAGGTTTCTGCAGCTTCAGCATGAGACGGGAAACTACTCGCTCATCTTTCCGGCTCCAGGGGCCCAAACGCTTCGCTCTTGAAGGACATTTATGTGAGCTTGACCCTGCAGGTTCTGAGTCTGGTTTGGGTCAGGGTCTGGGAAAGTAAAAGACCCGTGATGATATCAGACTGTCCCAGAGGACCCTGCACAAGGCTGGATCAGACCTTAGCTTGTAATACAATCAGATCTAATTCTTCTCATATTTCATGTAGCTGTCATCATACGTCAGGACTTTAGTTTGACGATGAGCTGAAGACATAAACATCAAAAAAGAATGttgaattaaatgtatttattccacttcttttaataaataaagcTCCCAGGAGGTTCGAAGTCACTGAGGGGTTTTGTGTTGCCAGGGGGAGGAGCAGCCggaggccccgcctcctcctgacATCATTGAGaagagtgaagaagaggacgtcTTTCCTGGGACTGAATTCTTGTCTGTGGCTGATGTCGTACAGGtaatcttcctcttcctcttcctctcatcctGTATCTACATTACGCGGacgagttcacttttaaatgtaacgttaagtaatTCATTAATAAGGAATTCACTCCATTATCTACCAATAGAAATGttctaatataaaatataacatCACATTTTAGCTTATGAAATCATATAGTTACGTTACGTTGGTAACCGA belongs to Gasterosteus aculeatus chromosome 15, fGasAcu3.hap1.1, whole genome shotgun sequence and includes:
- the kiaa0586 gene encoding protein TALPID3 isoform X19, producing MFGQAGPHESSDTGDVLIRSTRTPHPVPLRMSDQRLRSSVTDELRRKPDMASPPRAAGPSQPDRMKRPEPPKEIREPRRQPPAAQSSPDRKLSGGTREDQQPGHDLLTSRFHPGGRGVGLAALKQRSHSAPHRREVKVQLLDPGPLRTSSQNAVGVEGRKEAGPFSGFLGDVTDAFIKKPLLESSLAVVTGPSPVTSDLTASGTLPLQVTQLDPAAGVLSHHQQSSPMAMATCTVAMGTTRHDRWTEQTRDASVVSSVTLQPAGSLQPSTNDGEGWTRRANETLRETERTKNQLKMLLRPEDSLKTTASGPDRHPSQQSQSQSHQGPFQPLRPHQCQSRSQQQFQDTLVQRTPVVLSVLEEAGLVLHRVRRQKKVLEENLDALLRAQTGEVLHCQLDALAANRDWREEVRVKKTVDAWINTSTRDIQEEVSSEGPAMTSQQRAAGSSAHTGRGRPANALRATGRERAAGRGRRGPMLGAEPDPATGESYLTRLYGRAPYEGLRRTLKKSPYLRFSSPVSPLSRKPRPRLVESVTGVKVKSRKTQTSPGGPQDCDIISSCQLTCGDLTESPAVRGSVAMAIPLGHPRTVSSSMRLAERRQEVTSPTVAAPAHCVVDEDAGAPESHGEEQPEAPPPPDIIEKSEEEDVFPGTEFLSVADVVQLNRLLGNGRRGGKDDDADRTSP